A window from Streptomyces sp. NBC_00335 encodes these proteins:
- a CDS encoding leucyl aminopeptidase, with amino-acid sequence MTALTLSTAGPATLRADVLVVGVAKGPKGPVVAAGAEAVDKAYDGKLAAVLDALGASGAEGETTKLPAPDGLKVPVVLAVGLGALPDTDESYDEEALRRAAGAAARALHGTKKAAFALPLDDASAVTAVAEGALLGAYAFTAYQGGEKKASKNGGPKQPLAEIALLGAKPRDKEHKAAAERATIVATEINIARDLVNTPPNDLTPEAFAAVAGAAAKENGIKVQVLDEKALIKGGYGGIMGVGKGSENPPRLVKLSYTHPKAEKTLAYVGKGITYDSGGISLKPAGHNETMKCDMAGAAAVFASVVAAAKLGLQVNVTGWLALAENMPSGSATKPGDVLRMYSGKTVEVLNTDAEGRLVLGDALTKASEENPDAIVDVATLTGAMVMALGDRTFGIMANDDAFRTSIHEIAEEVGEASWPMPLPEDLRKSMDSPTADIANMGVRMGGGLVAGLFLQEFVGEGITWAHLDIAGPAFHEGAPYGYTPKGGTGSAVRTLVRLAERTATGDLG; translated from the coding sequence GTGACTGCTCTGACTCTCAGCACTGCCGGACCGGCGACGCTGCGCGCCGACGTCCTCGTCGTCGGCGTGGCGAAGGGCCCCAAGGGCCCCGTCGTCGCCGCGGGCGCCGAGGCCGTGGACAAGGCGTACGACGGCAAGCTCGCCGCCGTGCTCGACGCGCTCGGTGCCTCGGGCGCCGAAGGCGAGACCACCAAGCTGCCGGCCCCGGACGGCCTCAAGGTCCCGGTCGTACTGGCGGTCGGGCTGGGCGCCCTTCCCGACACGGACGAGTCCTACGACGAGGAGGCGCTGCGCCGCGCCGCCGGCGCCGCCGCCCGCGCACTGCACGGCACCAAGAAGGCCGCCTTCGCGCTCCCCCTGGACGACGCCTCCGCCGTCACGGCCGTGGCCGAGGGCGCCCTGCTGGGCGCGTACGCGTTCACCGCGTACCAGGGCGGCGAGAAGAAGGCCTCCAAGAACGGCGGACCGAAGCAGCCGCTCGCCGAGATCGCCCTGCTCGGCGCCAAGCCGCGCGACAAGGAGCACAAGGCCGCGGCCGAGCGCGCCACGATCGTCGCGACCGAGATCAACATCGCCCGTGACCTGGTCAACACCCCGCCGAACGACCTCACCCCCGAGGCCTTCGCAGCAGTCGCCGGCGCGGCCGCGAAGGAGAACGGCATCAAGGTCCAGGTCCTGGACGAGAAGGCCCTGATCAAGGGCGGCTACGGCGGCATCATGGGCGTCGGCAAGGGCTCCGAGAACCCGCCGCGCCTGGTGAAGCTCTCCTACACCCACCCCAAGGCGGAGAAGACCCTCGCCTACGTCGGCAAGGGCATCACCTACGACTCCGGCGGCATCTCCCTGAAGCCGGCCGGCCACAACGAGACGATGAAGTGCGACATGGCCGGCGCCGCCGCCGTCTTCGCCTCCGTCGTCGCGGCCGCCAAGCTCGGCCTCCAGGTCAACGTCACCGGCTGGCTCGCCCTCGCGGAGAACATGCCCTCCGGCTCGGCCACCAAGCCCGGCGACGTGCTGCGCATGTACAGCGGCAAGACCGTCGAGGTGCTCAACACGGACGCCGAGGGCCGCCTGGTCCTGGGCGACGCGCTGACCAAGGCCTCCGAGGAGAACCCGGACGCGATCGTCGACGTGGCGACCCTGACCGGCGCCATGGTGATGGCCCTGGGCGACCGCACCTTCGGCATCATGGCCAACGACGACGCCTTCCGCACCTCGATCCACGAGATCGCCGAGGAGGTCGGCGAGGCCTCCTGGCCGATGCCGCTCCCCGAGGACCTGCGCAAGTCCATGGACTCCCCCACCGCCGACATCGCCAACATGGGTGTCCGGATGGGCGGCGGCCTGGTGGCCGGCCTCTTCCTCCAGGAGTTCGTCGGCGAGGGCATCACCTGGGCCCACCTCGACATCGCGGGCCCCGCCTTCCACGAGGGCGCCCCGTACGGCTACACCCCCAAGGGCGGCACCGGATCGGCCGTACGCACCCTGGTGCGACTGGCCGAGCGCACCGCCACGGGCGACCTGGGCTGA
- the lpdA gene encoding dihydrolipoyl dehydrogenase — MANDASTVFDLVILGGGSGGYAAALRASQLGLDVALIEKNKLGGTCLHNGCIPTKALLHAGEIADQAREAAQFGVKATFEGIDIAGVHKYKDDIIAGLYKGLQGLVASRKLTYIEGEGRLSSPTSVDVNGQRIQGRHVLLATGSVPRSLPGLNIDGNRIISSDHALVLDRVPESAIVLGGGVIGVEFASAWKSFGTDVTIVEGLKHLVPVEDENSSKLLERAFRKRGIKFNLGTFFDKAEYTENGVRVTLADGKTFEAEVLLVAIGRGPVSQGLGYEEQGVAMDRGYVVVDEYMQTNVPTISAVGDLAPTLQLAHVGFAEGILVAERLAGLKAVPIDYDGVPRVTYCHPEVASVGITEAKAKEIYGADKVVALKYNLAGNGKSKILKTAGEIKLVQVKDGAVVGVHMVGDRMGEQVGEAQLIYNWEALPAEVAQLIHAHPTQNEAMGEAHLALAGKPLHAHD, encoded by the coding sequence GTGGCGAACGACGCCAGCACCGTTTTCGACCTAGTGATCCTCGGCGGCGGCAGTGGCGGTTACGCCGCGGCGCTGCGCGCATCCCAGCTGGGTCTGGACGTTGCCCTGATCGAGAAGAACAAGCTCGGCGGCACCTGCCTGCACAACGGCTGCATCCCCACGAAGGCTCTGCTGCACGCGGGTGAGATCGCGGACCAGGCTCGCGAGGCCGCCCAGTTCGGTGTCAAGGCCACCTTCGAGGGCATCGACATCGCGGGTGTGCACAAGTACAAGGACGACATCATCGCGGGCCTGTACAAGGGCCTGCAGGGTCTGGTCGCCTCCCGCAAGCTGACCTACATCGAGGGTGAGGGCCGCCTCTCCTCGCCGACGTCCGTCGACGTGAACGGCCAGCGCATCCAGGGCCGCCACGTGCTCCTGGCGACCGGCTCCGTGCCGCGCTCGCTGCCGGGCCTGAACATCGACGGCAACCGCATCATCTCCTCGGACCACGCGCTGGTCCTGGACCGCGTGCCGGAGTCCGCCATCGTCCTGGGCGGCGGCGTCATCGGCGTCGAGTTCGCCTCGGCGTGGAAGTCCTTCGGCACCGACGTCACCATCGTCGAGGGTCTCAAGCACCTCGTGCCGGTGGAGGACGAGAACAGCTCCAAGCTGCTGGAGCGCGCGTTCCGCAAGCGGGGCATCAAGTTCAACCTCGGCACCTTCTTCGACAAGGCCGAGTACACCGAGAACGGCGTACGCGTCACCCTGGCCGACGGCAAGACCTTCGAGGCGGAGGTGCTGCTGGTCGCGATCGGCCGCGGCCCCGTCTCCCAGGGCCTGGGCTACGAGGAGCAGGGCGTCGCGATGGACCGCGGCTACGTAGTGGTCGACGAGTACATGCAGACCAACGTGCCGACCATCTCGGCCGTCGGTGACCTCGCCCCGACCCTGCAGCTCGCGCACGTCGGCTTCGCCGAGGGCATCCTGGTCGCGGAGCGTCTGGCCGGCCTCAAGGCCGTCCCGATCGACTACGACGGCGTCCCGCGCGTCACGTACTGCCACCCCGAGGTCGCCTCCGTCGGCATCACCGAGGCCAAGGCCAAGGAGATCTACGGCGCGGACAAGGTCGTGGCCCTCAAGTACAACCTGGCGGGCAACGGCAAGAGCAAGATCCTGAAGACCGCGGGCGAGATCAAGCTCGTCCAGGTCAAGGACGGTGCCGTGGTCGGCGTCCACATGGTCGGTGACCGGATGGGCGAGCAGGTCGGCGAGGCCCAGCTGATCTACAACTGGGAAGCCCTGCCGGCCGAGGTCGCGCAGCTCATCCACGCGCACCCGACGCAGAACGAGGCGATGGGCGAGGCTCACCTGGCACTCGCCGGCAAGCCCCTGCACGCACACGACTAA